The following coding sequences are from one Acipenser ruthenus chromosome 7, fAciRut3.2 maternal haplotype, whole genome shotgun sequence window:
- the LOC117414821 gene encoding transmembrane protein 72-like, producing MERAVAWIVVECICRVLGISTAAVLLGVGIETILQGEFKSLGVYLLISAAAVSVFELSYFIDLLLGPFFPCKSDSTLSIRWTKTARLGGFQKFLAYTLMSVVCFLHPVLVWHATIPGAMLVTTGFSYFIISKKKKTKLSKDPASQSADPSAMLVDVTETGDTEQTYSFNNPVKKQKTTPLAYLESILKIKPSKDNEPSMLHQSFPEDKPPINMGRKRQEHIEENAVTMIAVESESLYNHDMDLEEDTSDTTPIIRP from the exons TTCTTCTGGGAGTAGGAATAGAAACCATCCTTCAGGGAGAATTCAAAAGTCTTGGTGTCTATCTTCT TATTTCAGCAGCTGCCGTTAGTGTTTTTGAACTTTCGTATTTCATTGACTTACTGCTGGGGCCATTTTTCCC CTGCAAGTCTGACTCCACACTTTCTATCCGATGGACAAAAACAGCTAGACTGGGTGGCTTTCAAAAGTTTTTAGCCTATACACTGATGTCTGTTGTGTGTtttctgcacccagtcctggtgtGGCATGCTACTATTCCAG gaGCTATGCTTGTTACAACTGGCTTTTCCTACTTCATaataagtaaaaagaaaaagacaaagctGTCTAAAGACCCAGCCAGCCAATCTGCAGATCCTTCTGCTATGTTGGTGGATGTGACAGAAACTGGGGATACAGAGCAAACGTACAGCTTCAACAATCCTGTTAAAAAACAGAAGACAACTCCCTTAGCATACCTTGAGAGCATACTGAAAATCAAACCGTCAAAAGACAATGAGCCATCTATGCTTCACCAAAGCTTTCCTGAGGATAAACCACCGATAAACATGGGGAGGAAAAGACAGGAACATATTGAAGAGAATGCAGTAACAATGATTGCAGTTGAGTCTGAAAGCCTGTATAATCATGACATGGATCTCGAGGAAGATACTTCAGATACGACTCCCATCATCAGACCATAA
- the LOC117416198 gene encoding C-X-C motif chemokine 9-like: MDPTLQTLSLVLALMACTPLFKARFGEAVYVPTRCQCLQSRKSIREPIVDFTITEKGTHCKNDEIILTVKETGRQQCLSPDGRQGKRLINCWNNRINKEESRKNKCIVRRRRKQKQKKSSMARTPQNQKGETS; the protein is encoded by the exons ATGGACCCCACACTTCAAACACTGAGCCTTGTATTGGCATTAATGGCTTGCACTCCTCTTTTTAAAG CACGATTTGGAGAAGCAGTGTATGTCCCAACAAGATGCCAGTGTCTACAAAGCAGAAAATCCATTAGAGAACCAATCGTGGATTTTACTATAACTGAAAAGGGAACACATTGCAAAAATGATGAAATCAT ATTAACTGTAAAAGAGACAGGTCGTCAACAGTGTCTGAGTCCAGATGGCAGACAAGGCAAACGGCTGATCAACTGCTGGAACAACAG AATAAATAAAGAGGAAAGCAGAAAGAATAAATGCATCGTAAGGAGGAGGcgtaaacagaaacagaaaaagagCTCCATGGCAAGGACCCCCCAAAACCAAAAAGGTGAAACGTCATGA